A single window of Streptomyces cathayae DNA harbors:
- a CDS encoding DUF6000 family protein, with protein MPFQHPEEIGFGHVIKRYVTRKDSPHPRYLELNSYRFLRPGWPHSKRFTRRLLDDAATITDAELSALLGFEWRARLTAAWLIGVDRREAFRDPLGDLLLASEVCYSGRGYCFALARLGTHADAEILTAYLDRYLPRTDLRYDQPAALGALLRLDAHLGTHHADRFTQPDGLWGQWVNALVHLRDQSGYTPDEQRRWADLQCEFANE; from the coding sequence ATGCCGTTCCAGCACCCTGAGGAGATCGGCTTCGGCCATGTGATCAAGCGCTACGTGACGAGGAAAGACTCGCCTCATCCGCGCTACCTCGAACTGAACAGCTACCGGTTCCTACGCCCCGGATGGCCACACTCCAAGCGCTTCACGCGCCGTCTGCTCGACGACGCGGCCACGATCACCGACGCCGAACTGTCGGCCCTTCTCGGCTTCGAGTGGCGTGCGCGACTGACTGCGGCCTGGCTGATCGGCGTCGACCGCCGCGAAGCGTTCCGCGATCCGCTCGGCGATCTGCTCCTGGCCAGCGAGGTCTGCTACTCCGGCCGCGGATACTGCTTCGCCCTCGCCCGCCTCGGCACGCACGCGGACGCCGAGATCCTCACCGCCTACCTTGACCGCTACCTGCCCCGGACCGACCTCCGCTACGACCAGCCCGCAGCCCTCGGCGCCCTCCTCCGTCTCGACGCCCACCTCGGCACCCACCACGCCGACCGCTTCACCCAGCCCGACGGCCTCTGGGGCCAGTGGGTCAATGCCCTCGTCCACCTCCGCGACCAGTCCGGTTACACCCCCGACGAACAGCGGCGCTGGGCCGATCTCCAGTGCGAGTTCGCCAACGAGTAG
- a CDS encoding DUF4240 domain-containing protein: protein MDIDTFWNVIEVARAGAAETGEPFDEVLVKQLADRPWQEILEYAERFDELHDALYRWDVWAAAYLIGGGCSDDSFMDFRAGVIALGCQWYQRVATDPDSLAAHPGVVQAANVRDRSEVLFYEGVNYAASGAFERITGDADAFYEAWHSFRGADAESDNAVDMGEDFDFDDDKEMSRRLPRLAALFLGPNP, encoded by the coding sequence ATGGACATCGACACGTTCTGGAACGTCATCGAAGTCGCGCGAGCCGGGGCGGCCGAAACGGGCGAGCCATTTGACGAGGTCCTCGTCAAGCAGCTCGCGGACAGACCATGGCAGGAGATCTTGGAGTATGCGGAACGCTTCGACGAGCTGCACGACGCCCTGTATCGCTGGGATGTGTGGGCGGCTGCCTACCTCATCGGAGGCGGGTGCTCCGACGACAGTTTCATGGACTTCCGCGCTGGTGTGATCGCCTTGGGCTGTCAGTGGTACCAGCGCGTGGCCACTGACCCCGACAGCCTCGCGGCGCACCCTGGTGTGGTTCAGGCCGCGAACGTCCGGGACCGTTCCGAGGTGCTGTTCTACGAGGGCGTGAACTATGCGGCCAGCGGGGCGTTCGAGCGGATCACGGGTGATGCGGATGCCTTCTACGAAGCCTGGCACAGTTTCCGCGGGGCTGATGCAGAGAGCGACAACGCGGTTGACATGGGTGAGGACTTCGACTTCGACGACGACAAGGAGATGAGCCGTCGACTTCCCCGTCTGGCCGCTCTGTTCCTTGGCCCAAACCCCTGA
- a CDS encoding 2OG-Fe(II) oxygenase: MAISARGRLARLLGGSDPGGSFAARMNAPADAFRLDVEGVGPVALPLRAPRTKKLIEVARSAKFGRGEETLSDPGVRDTWEITPDRFELGGTGWVPMLDAALEYFRDELGLPAKTRLRAEPHALLVYGKGQFFLPHQDSEEDDAMVGTLVVSLPSAHTGGELVVEHGGESRVYQASKERLTFVAFYADCRHEVKPVKSGYRVTLTFNLLTEAEDEDASGDVGPVADLAVCLTEHFAEPALPRWGGRELPPPNRLVYLLDHEYTQRGLSWSRLKGADAERAALLRAAAARAGCEAVLALAEVKETWDAYPPGGGDPWDRDYYDDSCDEEDEEDLAPGTGSGADDYADYELNDLIDDEITLGWWTRPDGGGGEAICLPVSYEERCASTPNKNLEPFQSEYEGYMGNYGNTLDRWYRRSAVLLWPHERAFAARAEAGSEGALAELRDRIEAGELDRVRADAASLASFWPQTAPRAEALGTALEVAAGLGVPGTAAMLLEPFHAEVLTPDHADALAAVAGAYGREWMRELVGGWFPAQRVWRVSGADRGEWVQGLPQLCDALRAARDSYTARLLADAAWRWLEEELGLWCARARAEERGPRLAELGPPLARVWQAAEDERRAAIAQALRGYPDTVLECVVPALRAAAKLPAQVRGAAGVALLARDCVGRLEAFLATPQRAEGDWSITWAGCGADRGLVAGRGRTHVGGCELCDTLAAFLASSTERVREWPLAKDGRRHVHSAIDLAGLPVSHSTRRQGRPYTLVLTKTDALFTRERQTRRTAGTDLTWLKATWA; the protein is encoded by the coding sequence ATGGCGATCTCGGCACGGGGGCGGCTGGCGCGACTGCTCGGTGGCTCGGACCCGGGCGGCTCGTTCGCCGCCCGGATGAACGCGCCGGCCGACGCGTTCCGGCTGGACGTGGAGGGCGTTGGGCCGGTGGCGCTTCCGCTGCGCGCGCCGCGTACGAAGAAGCTGATCGAGGTGGCGCGGTCGGCGAAGTTCGGGCGCGGTGAGGAGACGTTGAGCGACCCCGGTGTCCGCGACACCTGGGAGATCACTCCGGACCGGTTCGAGCTGGGCGGGACAGGGTGGGTGCCGATGCTGGACGCCGCCCTGGAGTACTTCCGTGACGAGCTCGGGCTACCGGCGAAGACCCGGCTGCGGGCCGAGCCGCACGCGCTCCTCGTGTACGGCAAGGGCCAGTTCTTCCTTCCCCACCAGGACTCCGAGGAGGACGACGCGATGGTGGGCACGCTGGTGGTGTCGCTGCCTTCGGCGCACACCGGCGGCGAACTGGTGGTGGAGCACGGCGGTGAGAGCAGGGTCTACCAGGCGTCGAAGGAGCGGCTGACCTTCGTCGCCTTCTACGCCGACTGCCGGCACGAGGTCAAGCCGGTGAAGTCGGGCTATCGGGTGACCCTTACCTTCAATCTGCTCACCGAAGCCGAGGACGAGGACGCGTCCGGGGACGTCGGCCCGGTCGCCGACCTCGCGGTTTGCCTGACCGAACACTTCGCCGAGCCGGCCCTCCCGCGCTGGGGAGGCCGGGAACTGCCTCCGCCGAACCGGCTGGTCTACCTGCTCGACCACGAGTACACCCAGCGCGGACTGTCCTGGAGCCGCCTCAAGGGTGCGGACGCCGAGCGCGCCGCGCTGCTGCGTGCCGCTGCAGCGCGGGCCGGCTGCGAGGCGGTGCTCGCGCTTGCCGAGGTGAAGGAAACCTGGGACGCCTACCCGCCCGGCGGCGGTGACCCGTGGGACCGCGACTACTACGACGACTCCTGTGATGAGGAGGACGAGGAGGACTTGGCCCCCGGCACCGGGAGCGGCGCCGACGACTATGCGGACTACGAGCTCAACGACCTGATCGACGACGAGATCACCCTCGGCTGGTGGACCCGCCCGGACGGCGGGGGCGGCGAGGCGATCTGTCTGCCCGTCTCCTACGAGGAGCGGTGTGCCTCCACGCCGAACAAGAACCTGGAGCCCTTTCAGTCGGAGTACGAGGGCTACATGGGTAACTACGGCAACACCCTTGACCGTTGGTACCGACGTTCCGCGGTCCTGCTGTGGCCGCACGAGCGGGCGTTCGCGGCCCGGGCCGAGGCCGGATCCGAAGGCGCGCTGGCCGAGCTGCGCGACCGGATCGAGGCTGGGGAGCTGGACAGGGTCCGGGCCGATGCGGCCTCGCTGGCGTCGTTCTGGCCGCAGACCGCGCCGCGGGCCGAAGCGCTGGGTACGGCCCTTGAGGTCGCGGCCGGCCTGGGCGTGCCCGGGACGGCGGCGATGCTGCTGGAGCCGTTCCACGCGGAGGTGCTCACCCCGGACCACGCGGATGCGCTGGCCGCGGTGGCCGGGGCGTACGGCAGAGAGTGGATGCGTGAACTCGTCGGGGGATGGTTCCCCGCACAGCGCGTCTGGCGCGTGTCCGGGGCCGACCGTGGAGAGTGGGTGCAGGGCCTGCCCCAGCTGTGCGACGCACTGCGCGCCGCTAGGGACTCGTACACGGCGCGGCTGCTCGCGGACGCTGCCTGGCGCTGGCTGGAGGAAGAGCTGGGCCTGTGGTGCGCCCGGGCGCGGGCCGAGGAGCGCGGGCCGCGCCTGGCCGAACTCGGCCCGCCCTTGGCACGCGTCTGGCAGGCGGCCGAGGACGAGCGGCGGGCCGCGATTGCGCAGGCGCTGCGCGGATACCCGGACACCGTCCTGGAGTGCGTGGTCCCGGCCCTGCGCGCGGCGGCGAAGCTGCCGGCACAAGTGCGCGGGGCGGCGGGGGTCGCGTTGCTCGCGCGGGACTGCGTCGGGCGCCTCGAGGCGTTCCTCGCCACCCCGCAGCGCGCCGAGGGCGACTGGTCGATCACCTGGGCGGGCTGCGGAGCGGACCGTGGGCTCGTCGCCGGGAGAGGGCGGACGCACGTGGGCGGGTGCGAGCTGTGCGACACGTTGGCCGCGTTCCTCGCTTCCTCCACCGAGCGGGTTCGGGAGTGGCCGCTGGCCAAGGACGGACGGCGGCACGTGCACAGTGCCATCGACCTGGCGGGCCTTCCGGTGAGCCACTCGACCCGGCGCCAGGGCCGCCCGTACACGCTTGTCCTGACCAAGACCGATGCGCTGTTCACGCGTGAGCGGCAGACTCGGCGCACTGCGGGCACGGACCTGACCTGGCTGAAGGCGACCTGGGCGTAG
- a CDS encoding acyltransferase family protein produces the protein MESPPLVPAAPVPSPSAAERLLKVISTAGPSRLGWLDALRGIAALVVVFDHSSYTFMADFRRELMPQFNTSRYGIMVFFLVSGYIIPASLERRGCVRTFWIGRIFRVYPLWAAVVTVLLALNLLGIAEVRDFGQQSAATVVVAHATMLQELLGTPSLLLVLWTLSYEMAFYLLVVALFTARLHQQSAAVAVVLAVLAAVSVTAGVVLPSSALSGLVGTGPLITFASIAMGAALCCASAGSPVLRGFGGALGGVTALVLVSFNSTVPLWEGLVILAVMFLGTAAYRAENGQSSRRCAAGAAVVVVACAVGSAYRYGDGDHFTRRGWIIAFLLAVFTFGAGLASRRRRIPRMLTGLGTISYSVYLVHPVLLAVIDSTIGRRRQDSPALEVAFFIVLLPLCLLAYRYIEAPCQTRGRRLARRVQPP, from the coding sequence ATGGAATCCCCACCTCTCGTTCCTGCCGCACCAGTACCCTCGCCTTCCGCTGCAGAGCGATTGCTGAAGGTGATATCGACGGCCGGTCCGTCGCGGTTGGGCTGGCTGGACGCGTTGCGCGGCATCGCCGCACTCGTCGTGGTGTTCGACCATTCGTCGTACACCTTCATGGCGGACTTCCGACGGGAGTTGATGCCGCAGTTCAACACCAGCCGCTACGGCATCATGGTGTTCTTCCTGGTGAGCGGCTACATCATCCCCGCGTCGCTGGAGCGCCGGGGCTGCGTCCGGACGTTCTGGATCGGACGGATCTTCCGTGTGTACCCACTGTGGGCGGCCGTCGTCACGGTGCTCCTCGCCCTGAACCTCTTGGGCATCGCGGAGGTACGTGACTTCGGTCAGCAGAGCGCTGCCACCGTGGTTGTCGCCCACGCCACCATGCTCCAGGAGTTACTGGGGACACCCAGCCTCCTGCTCGTCCTGTGGACGCTCTCGTACGAGATGGCCTTCTACCTGCTGGTCGTCGCTCTTTTCACGGCCCGCCTCCACCAGCAGTCCGCGGCGGTCGCCGTCGTTCTGGCCGTACTCGCCGCTGTGAGCGTGACGGCAGGGGTGGTGCTGCCGTCCTCTGCCCTGTCCGGTCTGGTCGGCACCGGCCCGCTGATCACGTTTGCCTCGATCGCCATGGGGGCCGCCCTGTGCTGTGCGAGCGCCGGGTCGCCCGTGCTCCGGGGGTTCGGGGGTGCGCTGGGCGGCGTGACGGCGCTCGTCCTGGTCTCGTTCAACAGCACGGTCCCGCTGTGGGAGGGCCTGGTGATCCTCGCCGTGATGTTCCTCGGCACCGCCGCCTACCGCGCTGAGAACGGTCAGAGCAGCCGGCGCTGTGCGGCCGGCGCTGCCGTCGTCGTGGTCGCCTGTGCCGTGGGGAGTGCGTACCGGTACGGCGACGGTGACCACTTCACACGGCGCGGCTGGATCATCGCGTTCCTGCTGGCCGTGTTCACCTTCGGAGCCGGACTGGCGTCGCGCCGCCGACGCATACCGCGGATGCTGACCGGGTTGGGAACGATCAGCTACTCGGTTTATCTGGTGCATCCGGTACTGCTGGCGGTGATCGACAGCACGATCGGTCGACGGCGGCAGGACAGCCCCGCGCTCGAAGTGGCGTTCTTCATCGTGCTGCTGCCTCTGTGCCTGCTGGCCTACCGTTACATCGAAGCGCCGTGCCAGACCCGGGGCCGCAGGCTGGCACGCCGCGTGCAGCCACCGTGA
- a CDS encoding twitching motility protein PilT, which yields MNIPYLYDAGALIAIDNGDRHMWARHHLALEDGRDIHVPSVVVSQAWRDARRQVRLGKFLAGCDVAPVGLETAKAAGILCGKAGTADVVDATVVVMAATLGAIIWTSDPNDIHTLIDVQDIKPAPVIRTV from the coding sequence GTGAACATCCCCTACCTGTACGACGCCGGTGCGCTCATCGCCATCGACAACGGCGACCGGCACATGTGGGCCCGCCACCATCTGGCTCTGGAGGACGGCCGGGACATCCACGTCCCCTCTGTCGTCGTGAGCCAAGCGTGGCGGGACGCCCGGCGCCAGGTCCGGCTCGGCAAGTTCCTCGCCGGATGCGATGTCGCGCCCGTGGGCCTGGAGACCGCCAAGGCTGCGGGCATCCTGTGCGGCAAGGCAGGCACTGCCGATGTCGTCGACGCCACCGTCGTCGTCATGGCCGCCACCCTCGGCGCCATCATCTGGACCTCCGACCCGAACGACATCCACACCCTCATCGACGTCCAGGACATCAAGCCCGCCCCTGTCATCCGCACCGTCTGA